In Prosthecochloris sp. GSB1, the following proteins share a genomic window:
- a CDS encoding glycosyltransferase family 4 protein — protein MMSVAVGIPCLRIGGTEMQTLHLVRALVLEGYEVRVICYFEYDNDVVAEFERCGSKVTLLDYSRSMPKAVFVSDLAKEFRSIQADVVHIQYMTPGALAVLAARLAGVKRLLATVHQPYTEGHGIHAKILLRCSAFFCSHFIAVSQSAEQSWFGSSQRYAYGDETRLPAHFTLYNAVDVRRIRELCAEGHEQAEKSGRGAFVFGFLGRLSHEKGADLLFDAFDVLSRKHEQLGLLVVGDGPERKRIEDRYSRTGWWGDVTFKGLCSWQEAMTQFSSMDALVVPSRFEGFGLSAVEALAAGKPVIASECGGLSEIIENGISGLIFPAGDTDALVAAMERLLNDRPLRSRLEIRAAARADEFDVGRFNRNVAGIYKRMFQDARR, from the coding sequence ATGATGAGCGTTGCCGTGGGTATTCCCTGTCTGAGGATCGGCGGGACCGAGATGCAGACTCTGCATCTCGTTCGTGCCCTTGTTCTGGAAGGATATGAGGTTCGTGTCATCTGTTATTTTGAGTATGACAATGATGTCGTTGCCGAATTCGAACGCTGTGGAAGCAAGGTCACTTTGCTGGACTATTCCCGCTCCATGCCAAAAGCGGTCTTTGTATCCGATCTTGCAAAAGAGTTTCGTTCCATACAGGCGGATGTCGTGCATATTCAGTACATGACGCCGGGAGCCCTTGCAGTGCTTGCCGCACGGTTGGCTGGCGTGAAACGGTTGTTGGCGACGGTGCATCAGCCTTATACCGAAGGGCATGGTATACATGCCAAAATTCTCTTGCGTTGTTCCGCGTTTTTTTGTTCGCATTTCATCGCCGTTTCACAAAGTGCGGAGCAATCGTGGTTCGGTTCGTCGCAGAGGTATGCATACGGTGACGAAACACGCTTGCCCGCTCATTTTACGCTCTACAACGCGGTCGATGTCCGGAGGATACGGGAGCTTTGCGCCGAAGGGCATGAACAAGCGGAAAAAAGCGGCAGGGGGGCGTTTGTTTTTGGTTTTCTCGGTCGGCTCAGCCATGAAAAGGGGGCTGATCTGCTGTTCGACGCGTTCGATGTTCTTTCGCGGAAGCACGAGCAGCTCGGGCTGCTGGTAGTCGGGGACGGCCCGGAAAGAAAGCGGATCGAGGATCGGTATTCCCGAACCGGCTGGTGGGGGGACGTGACCTTCAAGGGCCTGTGTTCATGGCAGGAGGCCATGACGCAATTTTCTTCGATGGATGCGCTTGTCGTGCCATCGCGGTTCGAGGGTTTCGGTTTGAGCGCAGTCGAGGCTCTTGCGGCCGGTAAGCCGGTTATCGCTTCAGAATGTGGTGGCTTGTCCGAAATAATAGAAAACGGGATTTCCGGCCTTATCTTTCCTGCAGGTGATACGGATGCTCTCGTCGCCGCGATGGAAAGACTGCTGAATGACCGCCCGTTACGTAGCCGGTTGGAGATACGTGCGGCGGCAAGAGCTGATGAATTCGATGTCGGCCGTTTCAACCGGAACGTCGCTGGCATCTACAAGCGGATGTTTCAGGATGCGAGACGGTAA